The following coding sequences are from one Shewanella putrefaciens window:
- a CDS encoding cryptochrome/photolyase family protein: MQFHTVRLILGDQLNTQHSWFNRVDDQVLYVIAELHQENTYVTHHVQKICAFFSAMTQFASKLCADGHQVRYLTLDDTQNFADLNALLQHYIAETGAIKFEYQRPDEYRLLAQLSQLKFANITVNCVDTEHFLLPFAEIDKEFPQGQHRMMEHFYRRMRKRFNILMTDGKPVGGQWNFDASNRQKLKSQDLKSLPTPLMFGHNVEDILERLKRHGINTMGKADMHLLWPINRAQSLELLRYFCEYCLPAFGRFQDAMTQQHPAQWSLYHSRLSFSLNAKLINPLEVINAAIEYYQANPHIEIAQVEGFVRQILGWREYVRGIYWANMPQYASINALEATRKLPDYFWNGKTQMNCLRHALSQSLDFAYAHHIQRLMVIGNFCLLTEIEPNQVDEWYLGVYVDAIEWVEMPNTRGMALFADGGIVGTKPYAASGSYINKMSDYCSGCHYKIKERSGALACPFNSFYWRFMNKHRARLSQNPRIGMLYQTWDKMEESVRNTILATAEHNLANLNRL, from the coding sequence ATGCAATTCCATACAGTCAGGCTAATTTTAGGCGATCAACTCAATACCCAGCATTCTTGGTTTAACCGCGTTGATGATCAAGTTCTGTATGTGATCGCAGAATTACATCAAGAAAACACCTATGTGACGCACCATGTGCAAAAGATCTGTGCCTTTTTCAGTGCTATGACACAATTCGCCAGCAAGCTTTGCGCGGACGGGCATCAGGTGCGTTACCTCACCCTCGACGATACCCAAAACTTTGCCGATCTGAATGCCTTACTCCAACACTATATCGCCGAAACGGGTGCAATTAAGTTTGAATATCAACGGCCTGATGAATATCGACTGTTAGCCCAGTTAAGCCAACTTAAGTTTGCCAATATAACGGTGAACTGCGTCGATACTGAGCACTTTTTATTACCCTTTGCCGAGATTGATAAGGAGTTCCCCCAAGGGCAGCACAGAATGATGGAGCATTTTTATCGGCGAATGCGCAAAAGATTCAATATCTTAATGACGGATGGCAAGCCTGTTGGTGGACAATGGAATTTTGATGCGAGCAATAGGCAAAAGCTTAAATCCCAAGATCTGAAATCATTACCAACACCCTTGATGTTTGGCCACAATGTAGAAGATATTCTCGAGCGCCTTAAACGCCATGGCATTAACACCATGGGAAAGGCGGATATGCATTTACTCTGGCCGATAAACCGCGCGCAAAGCCTCGAGTTGCTTAGGTATTTTTGCGAGTATTGCCTGCCCGCCTTTGGCCGCTTTCAAGATGCGATGACCCAGCAGCATCCGGCGCAGTGGAGCCTGTACCATAGTCGGCTGTCCTTTAGCTTAAACGCCAAACTTATCAACCCATTAGAAGTGATTAATGCGGCGATTGAGTATTATCAGGCCAACCCGCATATCGAGATAGCCCAAGTCGAAGGTTTTGTTCGGCAAATCCTCGGCTGGCGAGAATACGTTCGCGGAATTTATTGGGCGAATATGCCGCAGTACGCCAGCATTAATGCCCTCGAGGCCACGCGCAAGCTGCCCGACTACTTTTGGAATGGCAAGACTCAAATGAATTGCCTGCGCCATGCGTTATCTCAATCATTGGATTTTGCCTATGCCCATCATATTCAGCGCCTAATGGTGATCGGCAATTTTTGTTTATTAACCGAAATCGAGCCAAATCAGGTAGATGAGTGGTATTTAGGCGTGTATGTGGATGCGATTGAATGGGTCGAGATGCCCAATACTCGCGGCATGGCACTATTTGCAGATGGCGGCATTGTCGGCACAAAACCCTATGCTGCAAGCGGCAGTTATATCAATAAAATGAGCGACTATTGCAGCGGTTGTCATTACAAAATAAAAGAACGTAGCGGCGCACTCGCTTGCCCATTCAATAGCTTTTATTGGCGCTTTATGAATAAACATCGCGCACGATTGTCGCAAAACCCAAGGATTGGCATGCTGTACCAGACTTGGGACAAGATGGAAGAATCCGTCAGAAACACCATATTAGCCACTGCCGAGCACAATCTTGCCAATCTAAACCGTTTATAG
- a CDS encoding DMP19 family protein, with protein MSEKVPCTACQTLIMPSTAERNAGLCMPCKNGNRENIEQAKAYYQQEWELDKTCPFRALWRDIVVRVHDDKQGFHTLSEAAQYYYVVNCLSGEVYNGGFIQYFDNSSGEYYEVAERGLQQIGALHSLALLQQAKQAVFGDHPVPTNRDQRLAATDNPIAEARLNQLDDEFYKDLDNLDIKLESYARQTGLVNAIE; from the coding sequence ATGTCGGAAAAAGTCCCCTGCACAGCCTGCCAAACCTTAATCATGCCCAGCACCGCCGAGCGAAACGCGGGCTTATGTATGCCCTGTAAAAATGGTAATCGTGAAAATATCGAGCAGGCAAAAGCCTATTATCAGCAGGAGTGGGAATTAGATAAAACTTGCCCTTTTAGAGCATTGTGGCGAGATATTGTGGTGAGGGTGCACGACGATAAGCAGGGTTTTCACACACTAAGCGAAGCAGCGCAATACTATTACGTAGTCAATTGCCTCTCTGGCGAAGTCTATAACGGCGGCTTCATCCAATATTTCGATAACTCATCGGGCGAGTATTATGAAGTTGCCGAGCGCGGCCTTCAGCAAATAGGCGCTTTGCACTCGTTAGCTCTATTACAACAAGCCAAACAGGCGGTATTTGGCGACCATCCAGTCCCCACCAATAGAGACCAGCGTCTGGCCGCAACTGATAATCCAATAGCCGAAGCACGACTCAATCAACTCGATGATGAGTTTTATAAAGACTTGGATAATCTTGATATCAAGCTAGAGAGCTATGCGCGACAAACTGGGTTGGTTAACGCCATCGAATGA
- a CDS encoding response regulator transcription factor, translated as MKKLLIVEDDHALASILERRLTRHGFNCRLTHDASDVLLVAREFRPSHILLDMKLAEANGLSLIVPLRNLLPKVMMVLLTGYASIATAVEAIRLGADNYLAKPVDTQTLLVALDIDTQSHLLQEDEIDDSPLNPKRLEWEHIQQVLNANQGNVSATARQLGMHRRTLQRKLLKKPVSETGPLK; from the coding sequence ATGAAAAAATTGTTGATTGTTGAGGATGACCACGCCCTTGCGAGTATTTTGGAACGTCGTCTTACGCGCCATGGCTTTAATTGTCGTCTAACCCATGATGCTAGCGATGTACTGCTGGTGGCGCGGGAGTTTCGACCCAGCCATATTCTGTTGGATATGAAGCTTGCTGAAGCCAATGGGTTAAGTTTAATTGTGCCGCTGCGTAATTTACTGCCGAAGGTGATGATGGTCTTGCTCACAGGCTATGCCAGTATCGCAACGGCGGTGGAAGCGATTCGCCTCGGCGCCGATAACTATTTGGCTAAACCTGTCGATACCCAAACACTGCTTGTTGCGCTGGATATAGATACGCAGTCACATTTATTGCAAGAGGATGAAATTGATGACTCGCCGCTTAATCCTAAACGGCTGGAGTGGGAACATATTCAGCAAGTGCTCAATGCGAATCAGGGCAATGTGTCGGCTACCGCCCGCCAGCTTGGTATGCATCGCCGTACTTTGCAGCGTAAGTTATTAAAGAAACCCGTGAGTGAAACCGGGCCGCTAAAGTAA
- a CDS encoding SDR family oxidoreductase: MEILIIGGSGGIGKAMVKQIQETYPDAAVHATYRHHPPQDVQEKIQWHALDVTNEAEIKQLSEQLAKLDWVINCVGILHTQDNGPEKSLQSLDTDFFQHNLKLNTLPSVMLAKYFEPVLKRSVSARFAVVSAKVGSITDNRLGGWYSYRTSKAALNMFLKTLSIEWQRTMKHCVVLSLHPGTTDTSLSRPFQQSVPKDKLFTPQYVAQCLVSIIANATPAQTGRFLAYDGAELPW; this comes from the coding sequence ATGGAAATACTTATCATTGGCGGAAGTGGTGGCATTGGTAAAGCCATGGTTAAACAAATCCAAGAAACATATCCAGACGCGGCTGTGCATGCCACCTACAGGCATCATCCTCCCCAAGATGTGCAGGAGAAGATCCAATGGCATGCGTTAGATGTAACCAATGAAGCCGAGATTAAACAGCTAAGTGAACAACTCGCTAAATTAGATTGGGTCATTAACTGTGTTGGCATCTTACACACTCAAGATAACGGGCCTGAAAAAAGTTTACAGTCCCTCGATACGGATTTTTTCCAGCATAATCTAAAGTTAAATACGCTTCCCAGCGTCATGCTGGCAAAATACTTTGAGCCTGTGTTAAAACGCAGTGTGTCTGCAAGGTTTGCCGTGGTGTCGGCCAAAGTCGGCAGTATTACTGATAACAGATTGGGTGGCTGGTATAGCTATCGCACCTCAAAAGCGGCACTGAATATGTTTCTTAAAACACTGTCGATTGAATGGCAAAGGACAATGAAACACTGTGTGGTGCTATCACTTCATCCCGGCACTACAGATACGTCATTATCCAGACCTTTTCAGCAGAGTGTGCCCAAAGATAAATTGTTTACACCGCAATACGTTGCCCAGTGTTTAGTGAGCATTATTGCCAATGCCACTCCAGCTCAAACGGGAAGATTTTTAGCCTACGATGGTGCAGAGCTTCCTTGGTAG
- a CDS encoding sensor histidine kinase — MTKILGTSLPAADQVALLRTLGLLLQMGLTTFAADTFGLSLQMEPLVHVLVLETLYLSLTLVLRKPLFAKESGLFIALGVDTLFWISWLYFSGGATNAFISLLLLPIALAAVTLPIWAPWSLTAISTLAYSLMIFTVPESQMQHHGMDMSSHYLGMWFNFVISALVMTTSVALITKRMRRQDAQLAFMREGQLRQEQLLALGTASAQMAHQLATPLSTLRLLLDEVKEEGRVVSASVGEMEIALGRCEHTLTELRLATESIRDRRQHPLALNELIDGLKQKTSLLMPHTEINWQIACPPSQLTGLHILTDMSLAPAIMALIENAARASVETLGVAQVDISVDSEPNEELLYVRIRDYGAGIAPSLLPQLGTLLVESPKGLGVALLLSHASLERLGAQLVLANHPQGGTVAQICFTVLVDPKTLDKTALVDKTALVDKITP; from the coding sequence ATGACGAAGATTTTGGGCACAAGTTTACCTGCAGCCGACCAAGTTGCATTGCTACGAACATTAGGTTTGTTATTACAAATGGGTTTAACCACCTTTGCAGCCGACACCTTTGGCCTTAGCTTGCAAATGGAACCTTTAGTGCATGTACTCGTGTTGGAGACACTATATTTGTCACTCACACTCGTATTACGCAAGCCATTGTTTGCAAAAGAAAGTGGATTATTTATTGCGCTGGGGGTAGATACACTATTTTGGATTTCGTGGTTATATTTTTCCGGTGGTGCCACCAATGCCTTTATCTCGCTGTTGTTATTGCCTATCGCCTTGGCCGCTGTCACATTACCAATTTGGGCACCTTGGAGCCTGACGGCGATATCGACCCTTGCCTATAGCTTGATGATTTTTACCGTGCCAGAATCGCAAATGCAGCACCACGGTATGGATATGAGTTCCCACTATTTGGGAATGTGGTTTAACTTTGTGATTTCAGCATTAGTGATGACGACCAGTGTCGCGCTGATCACTAAACGTATGCGTCGTCAAGATGCGCAATTGGCCTTTATGCGTGAGGGACAATTGCGTCAGGAGCAATTACTTGCGCTAGGGACGGCGTCAGCTCAAATGGCACATCAATTGGCTACGCCACTCTCAACCTTAAGATTATTGTTAGACGAAGTTAAGGAAGAAGGTCGTGTTGTATCTGCCAGTGTGGGCGAGATGGAAATTGCCCTCGGTCGCTGTGAACATACCCTTACCGAATTGCGGCTAGCCACAGAATCGATTCGTGACCGTCGTCAGCATCCGTTAGCTTTAAATGAGCTTATTGATGGACTTAAACAAAAAACCTCATTACTTATGCCACATACAGAGATTAATTGGCAGATTGCCTGTCCCCCTTCGCAGTTGACAGGGCTACACATTTTGACTGATATGAGCCTTGCACCTGCAATCATGGCTTTGATTGAAAATGCTGCCCGCGCCAGTGTTGAAACGCTAGGTGTGGCGCAGGTGGATATTAGTGTGGATAGCGAGCCAAATGAAGAGCTGCTTTATGTGCGGATCCGCGACTACGGCGCCGGAATTGCACCATCATTATTGCCTCAACTCGGTACTCTGCTGGTTGAAAGCCCTAAAGGATTAGGGGTTGCACTGTTACTTAGTCATGCCAGCTTAGAAAGGCTAGGCGCACAGTTAGTTCTGGCTAACCACCCGCAGGGCGGAACCGTTGCCCAAATTTGTTTTACGGTTTTAGTTGACCCGAAAACATTAGATAAGACCGCCTTGGTTGATAAGACCGCCTTGGTTGATAAGATAACGCCATGA